A stretch of the Pseudosulfitobacter pseudonitzschiae genome encodes the following:
- a CDS encoding IS110 family transposase, translating into MCQHIGLDVSLKDTAIAIRQDGKRIWRGKCPSDPKDIAQIIRKHAPDPERVVFETGPLATWFFHALTAEGLPTVCIEARHAQKILGETLNKTDANDADGLAHLAETGFYKAVRVKSFDAMLVRTLIGARSQLLTITTQLTNQIRGVLKTFGLIVPKGIGSVFDFNVRGLLEGQAQLGQIILPLLEVWREVRERVAILTRHVLAAARQSSHAKLLMTIPGIGAITAMSYVAAIEAPENFKNSRSVGAWLGLTTRRYQSGEVDFNGHISRRGDTRLRGLLYEAATALLTRTSAATESQLKTWGLQLRERLGFKRAAVAVARKLAVIMHTMLKTGESFNPSAGEIA; encoded by the coding sequence ATGTGTCAGCATATTGGACTTGATGTTTCTTTGAAAGATACGGCGATTGCGATCCGGCAGGATGGTAAGCGGATTTGGCGTGGAAAATGCCCATCTGATCCGAAAGACATTGCACAAATAATTCGAAAGCACGCACCGGACCCAGAGCGCGTTGTATTTGAAACTGGGCCCCTGGCTACTTGGTTTTTCCATGCTTTAACTGCGGAGGGTCTGCCGACCGTCTGCATTGAAGCACGACATGCACAAAAAATACTCGGCGAAACGCTCAATAAGACCGATGCGAATGATGCCGACGGTCTGGCTCACCTGGCAGAGACTGGCTTTTATAAAGCCGTGCGGGTCAAGTCGTTCGATGCGATGCTGGTCAGAACGTTAATCGGCGCGCGTTCCCAACTTCTGACGATCACAACCCAGCTCACAAATCAGATCCGAGGTGTCCTGAAGACCTTCGGTCTTATTGTACCCAAAGGCATAGGTAGTGTGTTTGATTTCAATGTCCGTGGGCTATTGGAAGGGCAAGCTCAATTAGGGCAGATTATCCTGCCATTACTTGAAGTCTGGCGCGAAGTGCGTGAACGCGTAGCAATCCTTACCCGACATGTGCTCGCCGCAGCACGGCAGAGTTCACATGCAAAACTCCTGATGACGATACCAGGCATCGGGGCGATCACGGCCATGTCTTATGTCGCAGCGATCGAAGCCCCGGAAAATTTCAAAAACTCACGATCGGTTGGGGCTTGGCTCGGTCTGACAACCCGGCGTTATCAGTCCGGAGAGGTGGACTTTAACGGCCATATTTCTCGCAGGGGAGACACCCGTCTGCGCGGCCTGCTTTATGAGGCGGCAACAGCTTTGCTGACAAGAACAAGCGCCGCGACTGAAAGCCAGCTTAAAACTTGGGGGCTCCAGCTGCGTGAACGGCTTGGTTTCAAACGCGCCGCCGTGGCTGTTGCCCGCAAGCTCGCAGTCATCATGCACACCATGCTTAAGACCGGTGAATCCTTCAATCCATCAGCTGGAGAAATTGCATAA